The proteins below come from a single Methyloprofundus sedimenti genomic window:
- a CDS encoding 2Fe-2S iron-sulfur cluster-binding protein, with product MSKTITIDGKEIPYEDGQTIMDAAIAADIYIPHLCHDPDYEPHGSCKLCTVNVNGRNCSACTFPALEGQNIINQSADLEQDRKRITQMLFVEGNHFCPSCEKTGDCQLQGVAYYLDMHDNHFPHFFANREMDASHPDILIDHNRCIFCNLCVRASQEKDHKNVFAISGRGMNKHLIVNSITGKLKDSNIHINDHAAHICPTGAILIKRTGYKVPIGERTYDKQKIDAVALAKENKHHGR from the coding sequence ATGAGTAAAACAATCACCATAGATGGCAAGGAAATACCTTATGAAGATGGCCAGACTATCATGGATGCAGCTATCGCAGCCGACATTTATATTCCGCATTTATGCCATGATCCAGACTATGAGCCCCATGGTAGTTGTAAACTTTGTACGGTCAATGTTAACGGCAGAAATTGCTCAGCCTGTACTTTCCCTGCACTGGAAGGACAGAACATTATCAATCAAAGTGCCGATCTGGAACAGGATAGAAAACGCATAACCCAAATGCTATTTGTGGAAGGCAATCATTTTTGTCCTTCATGCGAAAAAACAGGTGACTGTCAATTACAAGGCGTCGCCTATTATTTAGATATGCATGATAACCATTTCCCGCATTTTTTTGCCAATCGAGAAATGGATGCCTCACATCCGGATATTTTAATCGATCACAACCGCTGTATTTTTTGTAATTTATGTGTGCGAGCCAGCCAGGAAAAAGACCATAAAAATGTCTTTGCAATCAGTGGCCGTGGCATGAACAAACATCTGATTGTTAATTCTATAACAGGCAAATTAAAAGACAGCAATATCCATATTAATGATCATGCCGCGCATATCTGTCCAACAGGTGCAATCCTGATTAAACGCACAGGCTATAAAGTGCCGATTGGAGAACGTACCTACGATAAACAAAAAATTGATGCCGTCGCATTAGCTAAGGAGAACAAACATCATGGCCGCTAA
- a CDS encoding NADH-quinone oxidoreductase subunit B family protein, with amino-acid sequence MAAKLRVATTSLAGCFGCHMSFLDIDERMIELAQHVEFDRSPITDIEHCGPCDIGLIEGGVCNSENVHTLREFRKNCKVLVAVGACAINGGLPAMRNHFKLEDCLNESYIDGMGLENAQIPSDPELPLLLDNVHPIHEIVKVDYYMPGCPPSGDVFWSFLSDIIAGREPSLPYELVHFD; translated from the coding sequence ATGGCCGCTAAGTTAAGAGTTGCCACAACCTCATTGGCAGGTTGTTTTGGTTGCCATATGTCTTTCCTGGACATAGACGAACGCATGATCGAATTAGCTCAACATGTCGAATTCGACCGTTCCCCTATTACCGATATAGAACATTGCGGTCCTTGTGATATAGGCTTAATTGAAGGGGGCGTCTGTAATTCAGAAAATGTGCATACGCTACGCGAATTCCGTAAAAACTGTAAAGTTCTGGTTGCCGTAGGCGCTTGTGCCATTAACGGCGGCTTGCCCGCCATGCGCAACCATTTTAAGCTCGAAGACTGTCTGAATGAATCTTATATTGATGGCATGGGTTTAGAAAATGCACAAATTCCCAGCGACCCCGAACTACCATTACTTTTAGATAATGTACATCCCATTCACGAGATAGTAAAAGTAGACTATTACATGCCCGGCTGCCCACCCTCAGGTGATGTATTCTGGTCATTTTTAAGTGATATTATTGCCGGACGGGAACCGAGTTTGCCTTATGAACTGGTGCATTTTGATTGA
- a CDS encoding VOC family protein: MQEITGINHIGIRVSNLERAREFYEQLGFVFIVGPIGPEPVAIMEHPSGVNINFILNANSGSTENILMDIPAKHPGYTHFALNVSNIKSVEKTLIKLGIPVTEGPIKLTDGGVMLFIRDPDNNVIEFHQNA; encoded by the coding sequence ATGCAGGAAATTACCGGAATTAACCATATAGGCATAAGAGTAAGTAACCTTGAGCGGGCAAGGGAATTCTATGAACAACTCGGGTTTGTATTTATAGTCGGCCCAATTGGCCCTGAACCGGTTGCAATAATGGAGCATCCATCCGGCGTTAATATCAATTTTATTCTTAATGCCAATTCAGGTAGCACTGAAAATATACTGATGGATATCCCTGCAAAGCACCCTGGATACACGCATTTCGCACTGAATGTTTCTAATATAAAATCTGTAGAGAAAACTCTAATTAAACTGGGCATACCTGTCACAGAAGGCCCAATTAAACTGACCGATGGTGGAGTTATGTTATTTATTCGTGATCCTGATAATAATGTTATCGAATTTCACCAGAACGCATAA